From a single Candidatus Abawacabacteria bacterium genomic region:
- a CDS encoding baseplate J/gp47 family protein, protein MTTGLPEPQFISRNIDQITQEMVEKFETDTDRTLYPAQVERVFIDTIAYRENLIRIGIQEAAKQNLVNYANYPALDFLGELVGCYRIIPQSALTTLRFTLNSAQSFTVTIAAGTKIDTKDGKYTFETKEALSIIAGNTTGDVIAQATEAGENANGYIAGQITELVDVVAYVESVSNITTSNGGAGIEDDDSFRARIKLAPEAFNNAGSKGAYTYWSKTAHSTIIDVAVNSPTPGSVDVYPLLRTGNPSEEILDLVDEVLQEERVRPLTDNVTVLSPESVNFTISATITLYNWVDQTSVETQVNTALTTYINALKLSLGKDIVQSQIIDVIQSIYGVYKVDLSLPVTTEIDFNEWANGTIGTLSYEVLDE, encoded by the coding sequence ATGACCACCGGATTACCTGAACCACAATTCATATCAAGAAATATTGATCAAATAACTCAGGAAATGGTTGAGAAATTTGAGACTGATACCGATAGAACGCTTTATCCTGCTCAGGTTGAGCGTGTTTTTATTGATACAATTGCCTATAGAGAAAATCTTATAAGAATTGGCATTCAGGAAGCCGCAAAGCAAAATCTGGTCAATTATGCAAATTATCCGGCACTTGATTTTCTTGGCGAACTTGTCGGCTGCTATAGAATTATTCCTCAATCAGCACTTACAACCTTAAGATTTACTTTGAACTCAGCACAATCATTTACTGTTACTATTGCTGCAGGAACAAAAATAGATACAAAAGATGGCAAATACACTTTTGAAACTAAAGAAGCCTTGAGTATCATCGCAGGAAACACAACCGGAGATGTTATCGCTCAGGCAACTGAAGCTGGTGAAAACGCAAACGGATATATTGCAGGACAAATTACCGAATTAGTAGATGTAGTTGCTTATGTTGAATCTGTTAGCAATATTACAACATCTAATGGTGGCGCTGGCATTGAAGATGATGATTCATTTAGAGCAAGAATCAAGCTTGCCCCTGAAGCCTTTAATAATGCTGGCAGTAAAGGCGCTTATACTTATTGGTCAAAAACCGCACATTCAACAATTATAGATGTTGCAGTTAATAGCCCAACTCCTGGCAGCGTAGATGTATACCCACTTTTACGAACCGGTAATCCTTCAGAAGAAATTTTGGATCTTGTGGATGAAGTATTGCAAGAAGAGCGGGTTAGACCGTTGACTGATAATGTGACTGTTTTATCACCTGAGAGTGTTAATTTTACTATTTCGGCAACAATTACACTCTACAATTGGGTTGATCAGACAAGCGTTGAAACTCAGGTCAATACAGCATTAACTACTTATATTAATGCTTTAAAGCTATCATTAGGCAAAGATATAGTTCAAAGTCAGATCATTGATGTTATTCAAAGTATTTATGGTGTCTATAAAGTTGATTTAAGTCTACCAGTAACGACAGAGATAGATTTTAATGAATGGGCAAACGGCACAATTGGTACATTATCTTATGAGGTGCTCGATGAGTGA
- a CDS encoding phage tail protein I — MSDRRLVPDGIKDQSTIEYNKLLDRIAELDLSTLLVYIIDNVNASALPHLAEQFHVMGNEGWLLADTEAKKRSLVKTAIDRHRYKGTKYAILQVLEVLNMEGGVQEWFEYAGDPYYFKVFVNLFDRGLDDNTANLLLKLIEEQKNVRSWLDVLIIYLSNLSYIHIGCIAQIGETIEILPYSLDELEISYDVPKVAINVNLGEVITIYPEAA; from the coding sequence ATGAGTGATAGAAGATTAGTACCTGACGGAATAAAAGATCAATCAACGATTGAATACAATAAGTTGCTTGATAGAATCGCTGAGCTGGATTTATCAACATTATTGGTTTATATCATTGATAATGTTAATGCATCCGCTTTGCCACATCTAGCTGAACAGTTTCATGTTATGGGCAATGAAGGCTGGTTGCTGGCAGATACGGAAGCAAAAAAACGTTCACTGGTTAAAACTGCTATTGATAGACATCGCTACAAAGGCACAAAATATGCAATATTACAAGTCTTGGAAGTTCTAAATATGGAAGGCGGAGTGCAAGAATGGTTCGAATACGCCGGAGATCCATATTATTTTAAGGTTTTTGTAAATCTTTTTGACCGTGGCTTGGATGATAATACTGCCAATTTACTGTTGAAGCTTATTGAAGAGCAAAAAAACGTCAGAAGCTGGCTAGATGTTTTAATTATATATCTTTCAAACCTTTCGTATATACATATTGGCTGTATTGCTCAAATTGGTGAAACAATTGAAATTTTACCATACAGTCTTGATGAATTAGAGATTAGTTATGATGTTCCGAAAGTCGCTATCAATGTTAATTTAGGTGAAGTAATTACGATATATCCGGAGGCTGCATAA